One window of Bactrocera tryoni isolate S06 chromosome 2, CSIRO_BtryS06_freeze2, whole genome shotgun sequence genomic DNA carries:
- the LOC120768116 gene encoding sushi, von Willebrand factor type A, EGF and pentraxin domain-containing protein 1 isoform X2: protein MSGSTAASLSWLSAIYFLVLIATTTTKTNAAIEEGLSCPNGWELRGLNCYKYFNIKHSWEKSAELCRRYGAELVAIDTYAENNNTLAIARTSDPNRRASDKYWLGLASLDDLRTNTLESASGALISQYSGFWSLNQPDPMSGECVAATFASRMQSWGLDTCESLLPFMCRAPACPQNSIHCSNGLCVNQAFKCDGADDCGDGSDELDCPAQCHYHMQSGGDVIETPNYPHKYAAMSKCKWTLEGPLGSNIILQFQEFETEKTFDTVQVLVGGRTEDKSVSLATLSGKLDLTMQPFVSASNFMIVKFTTDGSVERKGFRATWKTEAKNCGGVLKANLQRQTLTSPNFPKQYPGGLECLYIIKAQPGRIISIEVDDLDVAEARDVLLIRDGESPMSRPIARLTGKAKDNEKVIISTGNALYLYFKSSLGESGKGFSLRYIQGCKATITARNGTVTSPAYGLEDYPKNQECYFTIRNPSGSPLSLKFDKFMVHKSDFVQVYDGSSTAGLRLHSGDGFTGTVAPKLTLTASSGEMLIKFTSDALHNAAGWSATFSADCPELKPGIGALASSRDTAFGTVVKFTCPIGQEFATGKNKIVTECMKGGNWSVSYIPKCQEVYCGPVPQIDNGFSIGSSNVTYRGVAMYQCYAGFAFASGAPIEKISCLPDGRWERTPTCMASQCSPLPEVPHANVTLLNGGGRSYGTIVQYECESGYERNGHPVLICMSNGTWSGDVPRCTRKRCYDYPKIDNGFVVDSARPYYFGDDARVQCYKGYKLIGSNIIRCNSEQIFENPPTCEDINECTSTQCDLATTECMNTNGSFHCQCRGGFAPTPECRPVGDLGLANGGIPDDSIMTSSSEEGYTKGFVRLNSAGWCGALVEPGANWILIDLKAPTILRGFRTMSVQRFDGNVAFTSAVRLQYTDDLTDVFKDYTNPDGTAVEFRILEPTLSILNLPMPIEARYIRFRIQDYVGAPCIRMELMGCTRLDCVDINECAKNNGGCDQKCVNSPGSYGCSCNTGYQLFAANGTAGFSIERTETGERDGDTYQRNKTCVPLMCPPLLEPENGKLLTDKNDHHFGDVVRFQCNFGYIMSGSAAVLCLSTGQWNATVPECNYAKCVSLPDDKLEGLAVERPDPESVLVPFRDNVTITCSAPGRKLRNTATSGFRQCVYDPKPGLPDYWLSGSQPSCPRVDCYQPMPTPGAEYGQFVDTRFQSSFFFGCQNTFKLAGQTSRHDNVVRCQSDGIWDFGDLRCEGPVCEDPGRPSDGRQIARSYEQGSEVYFGCNRPGYILINPRPITCIREPECRVIKPLGVTSGKIPDSAINATSERPNYEAKNIRLNSATGWCGKQEAFTYVSVDLGQIHRVKAILVKGVVTNDIVGRPTEIRFFYKQAENENYVVYFPNFNLTMRDPGNYGELAMITLPKYVQARFVILGIVSYMDNACLKFELMGCEEPKKEPLLGYDYGYSPCVDNEPPIFQNCPQQPIIVRRDENGAVLPVNFTEPSAVDNSGSIARLEVKPQNFKTPSYVFKDTVVKYVAFDYDGNVAICEINITVPDVTPPLLQCPQSYVIELVERQDSYNVNFNDTRKRIKTSDDSGDVRITYTPERSIIPIGGYENVTVTATDKYNNRAFCHFQVSVQASPCVDWELQPPANGAINCLTGDRGIECIATCKPGFRFTDGEPLKSFSCETSRLWKPTSVVPDCVSENTEQADYQVTATVTYRANGAVAQACLNQYQDMLSQHYAGLNRLLSQRCSAVNVNMNVSFVKSVPSLLEENVVKMDFILSILPAVRQPQLYELCGSTLNLIFDLSVPYASAVIDSLLNISNIGNQCPPLRALKSNISRGFTCSIGEVLNMDTSDVPRCLHCPAGTYVITGQSVCTNCPRGYYQNRDRQGTCLRCPAGTYTKEEGSKALADCIPVCGYGTYSPTGLVPCLECPRNSYTSDPPTGGFKDCTACAQNTFTFQPAASTKDLCRQKCAPGFYSYTGLAPCSPCPVNYYQSAIGAQTCNECPTNMRTEGPGAKGREECKPVVCGEGACMHGGLCVPMGHGVQCFCPAGFSGRRCEIDIDECASQPCYNGGSCTDLPQGYRCECPPGYSGINCQEEASDCSNDTCPARAMCKNEPGFKNYTCLCRSGYTGADCDVTIDPCTANGNPCANGASCLALQQGRYKCDCLPGWEGIHCEQNIDDCAENPCLLGANCTDLVNDFQCGCAPGFTGKRCEEKIDLCLSEPCKHGTCVDRLFDHECVCHPGWSGDACDINIDDCADEPCANDGVCVDLVNGYSCTCEPGYTGKNCQHTIDDCESSPCQNGATCVDQLDGFTCKCRPGFVGLSCEAEIDECLSDPCNPVGTERCLDLDNKFECVCREGFTGAFCETDIDDCEASPCLNGGQCRDRVAGFECTCLEGWRGVRCERQITSCGGQSPCQNDANCIDLFQDYFCVCPSGTDGKNCETAPERCIGNPCMHGGKCQDYGSGLNCTCPADFSGIGCQYEFDACDAHVCQNGATCIDYGNGYSCACPPGYTGKNCEDDIVDCKDNSCPPGATCIDLTNGFYCQCAFNMTGDDCRKTIQVDYDLYFSDPLRSTAAQVVPFYTGETNSLTIAMWVQFAQKDDTGIFFTLYGVQSPHIANHRRLLLQAHSSGVQVSIFEDLPDAFLSFGEYTSVNDGQWHHVAILWDGVSGQLQLITEGLIASKMEYGGGRTLPEYAWAVLGRPQPDDTRHSASYAESGFQGTITKAQVWGRALDITSEIQKQVRDCRSEPVLYHGLVLNWAGYEVTSGGVERTVPSMCGQRKCPNGYQGPNCQQLVVDKEPPTVEHCPGDLWVIAKNGSAVVTWDEPHFSDNIGVTKIIERNGHRPGTTLLWGSYDITYIASDAAGNTATCSFKVALLTEFCPPLADPVGGVQVCKDWGAGGQFKVCEISCNPGLRFSEAVPDFYTCGAEGFWRPTREPSMPLIYPSCSPSKPAQRVFRIKMLFPSDVLCNKAGQGVLRQKVTNSVNALNRDWNFCSYSVEGTRECKDIKIDVKCDHYRAAQSQRVSRQVKDGGVYVMEAEIPVLNDPVIHSSTGERSTVKNLLEKLILEDDQFAVQDILPNTVPDPASLELGSEYACPVGQVVMIPDCVPCAIGTYYDTANKTCVACERGTYQSESGQLQCSKCPVIAGRPGVTAGPGARSAADCKERCPAGKYLDSDTGLCRSCGHGFYQPNEGSFSCELCGLGQTTRSSEATSRKECRDECSSGQQLGIDGRCEPCPRGTYRTQGVQPSCVNCPLGRTTPKVGANSVEECTLPVCSPGTYLNGTLNMCVECRKGYYQPDSQQTSCIQCPPNHSTKITGATAKSECTNPCEHIAEGRPHCDPNAYCILVPETSDFKCECKPGFNGTGMECTDMCEGFCENSGTCVKDLKGTPSCRCIGSFTGPHCAERSEFAYIAGGIAGAVIFIIVIVLLIWMICVRSTKRRDPKKMLTPAIDQTGSQVNFYYGAHTPYAESIAPSHHSTYAHYYDDEEDGWEMPNFYNEAYIKDGGGLHGGKMSTLARSNASLYGTKEDLYDRLKRHAYTGKKEKSDSDSEVQ, encoded by the exons GTTGGGAATTGCGTGGCCTTAACTGTTATAAATACTTCAACATAAAGCATTCATGGGAAAAGAGCGCTGAGCTGTGTCGAAG ATATGGCGCCGAACTCGTGGCCATCGACACCTATGCGGAGAATAATAACACGCTCGCAATTGCGCGCACAAGCGATCCCAATCGACGCGCCTCCGATAAATATTGGTTAGGTTTGGCCTCACTGGATGATCTGCGCACCAATACCTTGGAGTCCGCCTCGGGCGCGCTCATCTCACAATACTCTGGTTTCTGGTCACTTAATCAACCCGACCCGATGTCCGGCGAGTGTGTTGCCGCCACTTTCGCATCGCGCATGCAATCCTGGGGTTTGGACACTTGCGAGAGCCTGCTGCCGTTCATGTGCCGCGCGCCGGCGTGTCCGCAAAACTCCATACATTGCTCGAATGGCTTGTGTGTTAACCAAGCGTTCAAGTGTGATGGCGCTGATGATTGTGGGGATGGTTCGGATGAGTTGGATTGTCCGGCACAGTGTCACTATCACATGCAGTCGGGCGGTGATGTGATTGAAACACCAAATTATCCACATAAATATGCGGCGATGAGCAAATGCAAGTGGACACTGGAGGGTCCATTGGGTAGTAATATCATATTGCAATTCCAAGAATTCGAAACGGAAAAGACATTCGATACAGTGCAAGTGTTGGTCGGCGGACGCACTGAGGACAAGTCGGTGTCGTTGGCAACGCTGAGCGGCAAGTTGGATTTGACGATGCAACCATTTGTGTCGGCATCCAATTTTATGATTGTCAAATTCACTACGGATGGTAGTGTGGAGCGTAAGGGTTTCCGCGCCACCTGGAAGACGGAGGCGAAGAATTGCGGTGGCGTATTGAAGGCGAATCTGCAGCGTCAAACTTTGACAAGCCCGAATTTTCCGAAACAATATCCCGGCGGTTTGGAGTGCTTGTACATTATCAAGGCGCAACCGGGACGCATTATTTCGATTGAGGTAGATGACTTGGATGTGGCCGAGGCACGTGATGTGCTGCTCATACGTGATGGTGAATCGCCAATGAGTCGACCCATCGCACGCTTGACTGGTAAAGCTAAGGACAATGAGAAAGTTATTATATCGACCGGTAATGCTTTGTATCTCTACTTCAAATCGAGCTTGGGTGAGTCGGGTAAGGGTTTCAGCTTACGTTATATACAGGGCTGCAAGGCGACAATTACCGCACGTAACGGCACTGTGACCTCGCCGGCTTACGGTTTGGAGGATTATCCAAAGAACCAGGAATGTTATTTCACCATACGCAACCCAAGCGGTTCACCGCTGTCGTTGAAATTCGATAAGTTTATGGTACACAAGAGCGATTTCGTGCAAGTCTATGATGGTTCCTCGACAGCTGGTCTGCGTTTGCATTCAGGTGATGGCTTCACAGGCACAGTAGCACCTAAACTAACGTTGACTGCCTCATCCGGCGAGATGTTGATCAAATTCACCTCAGATGCGCTGCACAATGCGGCTGG CTGGTCCGCCACCTTCTCTGCCGATTGTCCCGAGCTCAAGCCCGGCATTGGCGCGTTGGCTTCGAGTCGTGATACCGCTTTTGGCACTGTGGTGAAGTTTACTTGCCCCATTGGACAAGAGTTCGCGACTGGCAAGAATAAAATAGTTACCGAGTGCATGAAGGGTGGCAACTGGAGTGTCTCTTACATACCAAAATGTCAAG AGGTCTACTGTGGTCCAGTGCCGCAAATTGATAACGGTTTCTCCATCGGCTCATCGAACGTCACATATCGCGGCGTCGCCATGTATCAGTGCTATGCCGGCTTCGCTTTTGCTTCGGGCGCGCCAATTGAGAAGATTTCCTGTCTGCCCGATGGCCGTTGGGAACGCACGCCCACTTGCATGGCCTCACAATGCTCTCCGCTACCCGAAGTGCCGCACGCAAATGTGACGCTGTTAAATGGCGGCGGTCGCAGTTACGGTACTATTGTACAATACGAGTGTGAATCGGGTTATGAACGTAATGGTCACCCTGTGCTGATTTGTATGTCTAACGGCACTTGGAGCGGTGATGTGCCACGTTGTACGCGTAAGCGTTGTTATGATTACCCAAAAATCGATAATGGTTTTGTCGTGGACTCAGCACGTCCCTACTACTTCGGCGATGATGCGCGCGTGCAGTGCTATAAGGGTTACAAGTTAATCGGTAGCAATATTATACGTTGTAATTCGGAGCAAATCTTTGAGAATCCACCCACCTGTGAAGATATCAACGAATGCACTTCGACCCAGTGTGACTTGGCCACCACAGAGTGCATGAACACGAATGGTTCGTTCCATTGTCAGTGCCGTGGCGGTTTTGCGCCAACGCCTGAGTGTCGTCCCGTCGGTGATTTAGGTTTGGCCAACGGTGGCATACCCGATGATAGTATTATGACTTCGTCCAGTGAAGAAGGTTACACGAAGGGTTTTGTGCGTCTCAATTCAGCTGGCTGGTGTGGCGCGCTTGTCGAACCGGGTGCAAATTGGATTTTGATTGATCTCAAAGCACCAACTATACTACGTGGTTTCCGTACGATGTCCGTGCAACGTTTCGATGGCAATGTTGCATTCACTTCTGCCGTGCGTCTACAGTATACCGATGATCTTACCGATGTTTTCAAAGATTATACGAATCCCGATGGCACAGCTGTTGAGTTCCGCATTTTAGAACCCACTCTGTCTATACTGAATCTACCAATGCCCATCGAGGCACGTTATATACGCTTCCGCATACAGGATTATGTCGGCGCCCCTTGTATACGCATGGAGCTGATGGGTTGCACACGTTTGGACTGTGTGGACATTAATGAGTGCGCAAAGAATAACGGTGGTTGCGATCAGAAATGTGTGAACTCACCCGGTAGTTATGGTTGCTCCTGCAATACGGGCTACCAACTGTTCGCAGCTAACGGTACAGCTGGCTTTAGCATTGAACGTACCGAAACAGGCGAACGCGATGGCGATACCTATCAGCGTAATAAGACTTGTGTGCCACTGATGTGCCCACCACTGTTGGAACCTGAGAACGGCAAGCTTTTGACCGACAAGAACGATCACCACTTCGGCGATGTTGTGCGATTCCAATGTAATTTCGGTTATATTATGTCAGGCAGCGCCGCTGTGCTTTGTCTCTCGACGGGTCAGTGGAATGCCACGGTACCGGAATGTAACT atGCGAAATGTGTATCCTTACCTGATGACAAACTAGAGGGTTTAGCTGTCGAACGTCCAGATCCCGAGTCCGTGCTCGTGCCTTTCCGTGATAATGTAACCATCACCTGCAGTGCGCCTGGTCGTAAGCTACGCAATACAGCCACATCCGGTTTCCGTCAGTGTGTGTACGATCCCAAACCCGGTCTACCCGACTACTGGCTCTCCGGCTCACAGCCTTCTTGTCCACGCGTCGATTGCTATCAACCAATGCCAACGCCTGGCGCTGAATACGGACAATTTGTAGACACGCGCTTCCAGAGCTCATTCTTTTTCGGCTGTCAGAATACATTCAAGTTGGCTGGACAGACGTCTCGTCACGATAATGTCGTGCGCTGTCAATCCGATGGTATTTGGGACTTTGGTGATTTGCGCTGCGAAGGACCCGTGTGTGAGGATCCTGGTCGTCCAAGTGATGGTCGCCAAATCGCGCGCAGTTACGAACAGGGTTCGGAAGTATACTTCGGTTGTAATCGTCCCGGTTATATATTGATTAATCCACGTCCGATTACTTGCATACGCGAACCTGAGTGCCGTGTAATCAAACCTTTGGGTGTTACTTCAGGTAAGATACCTGATTCAGCGATTAATGCCACATCGGAGCGTCCGAATTACGAGGCTAAGAACATACGTTTGAACTCTGCGACGGGTTGGTGTGGCAAGCAAGAAGCTTTCACTTATGTCAGCGTTGATTTGGGGCAGATACATCGTGTGAAGGCGATTTTGGTTAAGGGTGTGGTTACCAATGATATTGTAGGACGTCCCACTGAGATACGCTTCTTCTACAAACAGGCTGAGAACGAGAATTATGTGGTCTATTTCCCCAATTTCAATTTGACTATGCGAGATCCCGGCAACTATGGTGAATTGGCGATGATTACGCTTCCCAAATATGTGCAGGCACGTTTCGTTATTTTGGGTATCGTCAGCTATATGGATAATGCATGCTTGAAATTTGAGCTGATGGGTTGCGAAGAGCCCAAGAAGGAACCACTACTAGGTTATGATTACGGTTACTCACCATGCGTGGACAATGAACCACCAATCTTCCAGAACTGTCCACAACAACCGATCATTGTGCGACGTGATGAGAATGGTGCGGTGCTGCCAGTCAACTTCACCGAACCCTCTGCCGTCGACAACTCCGGCTCCATTGCGCGTCTCGAGGTCAAGCCACAAAACTTCAAGACTCCCTCTTATGTGTTCAAGGATACTGTGGTGAAATACGTCGCTTTCGATTATGATGGTAATGTGGCTATATGCGAGATCAACATCACCGTACCCGATGTCACGCCACCGCTGCTGCAATGTCCACAAAGTTACGTCATTGAGTTGGTGGAACGTCAAGATAGCTACAACGTGAATTTCAACGACACACGTAAACGTATTAAGACATCTGATGACTCTGGCGATGTGCGTATAACGTATACACCCGAACGCTCTATCATACCCATCGGTGGCTATGAGAATGTTACCGTTACTGCCACTGACAAGTACAACAATCGCGCTTTCTGTCACTTCCAAGTCTCGGTGCAGGCCTCACCGTGTGTGGACTGGGAGCTACAACCACCAGCGAATGGCGCTATCAATTGCTTAACTGGCGATCGTGGCATTGAGTGCATAGCAACCTGTAAACCGGGCTTCCGTTTCACTGATGGCGAACCCTTGAAGTCCTTCTCTTGCGAGACATCGCGTTTGTGGAAGCCCACTTCGGTTGTGCCCGACTGTGTTTCGGAAAATACCGAACAAGCTGATTACCAAGTTACCGCCACTGTCACCTATCGCGCTAACGGCGCTGTTGCACAAGCGTGTCTGAATCAATATCAGGATATGTTATCACAGCACTACGCCGGTTTGAATCGTTTGTTATCGCAGCGCTGCTCGGCTGTCAATGTTAATATGAATGTGTCTTTCGTGAAGTCGGTACCCAGCTTGTTGGAGGAGAACGTCGTGAAGATGGACTTTATACTCTCGATCCTGCCTGCCGTTAGACAACCACAATTGTACGAGCTTTGCGGCTCCACGCTCAACTTGATATTCGACTTGAGTGTGCCCTACGCCAGCGCCGTCATCGACTCGCTGCTAAATATCTCCAACATCGGCAACCAATGTCCACCGCTGCGCGCGCTCAAGAGTAACATTTCGCGTGGTTTCACCTGTAGTATTGGCGAAGTGCTGAATATGGATACAAGTGATGTGCCGCGTTGTCTGCACTGTCCTGCTGGTACTTATGTCATAACCGGTCAAAGCGTGTGTACCAACTGCCCACGTGGCTACTATCAGAACCGCGATCGTCAAGGCACTTGCCTGCGTTGTCCGGCTGGCACCTACACGAAGGAGGAAGGTTCAAAGGCGCTAGCTGATTGTATACCCGTCTGTGGTTACGGCACGTACTCGCCAACGGGGCTGGTACCTTGTTTGGAATGTCCACGTAACTCATACACTAGTGATCCACCAACTGGCGGCTTTAAGGATTGTACTGCCTGTGCACAAAATACTTTCACCTTCCAACCGGCCGCTTCCACAAAGGATCTGTGTCGTCAGAAGTGTGCACCAGGTTTCTACTCTTATACTGGGCTGGCACCCTGCTCACCTTGCCCAGTCAACTACTATCAGAGCGCGATTGGCGCACAAACTTGCAATGAATGCCCCACGAATATGCGCACCGAAGGTCCTGGCGCTAAAGGACGTGAAGAGTGTAAACCTGTGGTGTGCGGTGAGGGCGCGTGCATGCATGGTGGTCTCTGTGTGCCCATGGGGCACGGTGTACAGTGCTTCTGTCCGGCTGGTTTCTCCGGCAGACGCTGTGAGATTGATATTGATGAATGCGCTTCACAGCCTTGTTACAATGGTGGCTCTTGTACCGATCTGCCACAAGGTTATCGCTGCGAGTGTCCACCCGGTTACTCGGGCATCAATTGCCAGGAGGAAGCGAGTGATTGCAGCAACGATACATGTCCGGCACGCGCTATGTGCAAGAATGAACCAGGCTTTAAGAACTACACCTGTTTGTGTCGCAGCGGTTATACTGGCGCCGATTGTGATGTGACCATCGATCCTTGCACGGCGAATGGCAATCCGTGCGCGAATGGCGCAAGCTGCTTGGCTTTACAACAGGGTCGCTACAAATGTGATTGCTTGCCTGGCTGGGAGGGTATACATTGCGAACAAAATATTGATGACTGCGCTGAGAATCCGTGTCTTTTGGGCGCGAACTGCACTGATCTGGTGAATGACTTCCAATGTGGTTGCGCCCCTGGCTTCACCGGTAAACGTTGTGAGGAAAAGATCGACTTGTGCTTATCGGAGCCATGCAAGCATGGCACCTGCGTTGATCGACTCTTCGATCATGAGTGTGTCTGTCATCCGGGTTGGAGCGGCGATGCTTGTGATATTAATATTGATGATTGCGCTGATGAACCGTGCGCTAATGACGGCGTCTGCGTGGATTTAGTGAACGGTTATAGCTGCACCTGTGAGCCTGGTTATACGGGCAAGAATTGTCAGCATACTATTGACGACTGTGAATCGAGCCCCTGTCAGAATGGCGCTACCTGTGTGGATCAATTGGATGGTTTTACCTGTAAGTGCCGTCCAGGTTTTGTTGGTCTTAGTTGTGAAGCGGAAATCGATGAGTGTTTGAGTGACCCATGCAACCCTGTGGGTACTGAACGTTGCCTCGATCTGGACAATAAATTTGAATGTGTATGCCGCGAAGGTTTTACAGGCGCATTCTGTGAGACAGACATTGATGATTGCGAGGCCAGTCCTTGCTTGAATGGCGGCCAGTGTCGCGATCGTGTTGCTGGTTTTGAGTGTACTTGCTTGGAGGGTTGGCGCGGCGTGCGTTGCGAACGTCAGATTACATCGTGTGGTGGTCAGTCGCCATGCCAGAATGACGCCAACTGCATTGACTTATTCCAGGACTACTTCTGCGTGTGCCCGAGTGGCACGGATGGCAAGAATTGTGAGACCGCGCCTGAACGTTGTATCGGCAACCCATGCATGCATGGCGGCAAGTGTCAAGATTATGGTTCTGGACTGAATTGCACATGCCCAGCCGATTTCTCCGGTATTGGCTGTCAATATGAGTTCGACGCTTGTGATGCACATGTTTGCCAGAATGGCGCCACCTGCATTGATTACGGAAATGGCTACTCTTGCGCTTGTCCTCCTGGTTATACGGGTAAAAACTGCGAGGATGATATTGTCGACTGTAAGGACAACTCGTGTCCACCTGGCGCTACTTGCATCGATCTGACGAATGGTTTCTACTGTCAGTGCGCCTTCAATATGACCGGCGATGACTGTCGCAAGACCATACAAGTGGACTACGATTTATACTTCAGCGATCCATTGCGCTCTACGGCCGCGCAAGTGGTACCTTTCTATACCGGCGAGACCAATAGTCTAACTATCGCAATGTGGGTACAATTCGCGCAGAAGGACGATACCGGCATCTTCTTCACACTTTACGGCGTACAATCACCACACATCGCCAACCACCgccgcttgctcttgcaagcgCATTCAAGTGGTGTGCAGGTTTCCATCTTCGAAGATCTGCCTGACGCTTTCCTCTCCTTCGGTGAATACACTTCAGTTAATGACGGACAATGGCACCATGTGGCCATACTCTGGGACGGTGTAAGCGGTCAACTGCAGTTGATTACGGAGGGTCTTATCGCTAGCAAAATGGAATATGGCGGCGGTCGTACCTTGCCAGAATATGCGTGGGCCGTACTTGGACGTCCACAACCCGATGATACAAGGCACTCAGCTTCATATGCCGAATCTGGTTTCCAGGGTACAATTACTAAGGCCCAAGTTTGGGGACGTGCTTTGGACATCACTTCCGAAATACAGAAACAAGTGCGTGATTGTCGCTCAGAGCCTGTGCTTTATCACGGTCTGGTACTAAACTGGGCCGGTTATGAGGTCACATCGGGTGGCGTCGAACGTACAGTGCCTTCAATGTGTGGTCAACGTAAATGCCCTAACGGTTATCAAGGACCGAACTGCCAACAATTGGTTGTCGATAAGGAACCACCAACTGTGGAACATTGTCCAGGTGACTTATGGGTCATTGCTAAGAATGGCTCCGCGGTGGTGACTTGGGATGAACCACACTTCAGCGATAACATTGGCGTAACAAAGATTATTGAACGTAATGGTCATCGTCCGGGCACCACACTGCTTTGGGGCTCCTATGACATAACCTATATAGCTTCGGATGCAGCAGGCAATACGGCCACATGCAGCTTCAAGGTTGCTTTGCTGA CTGAATTCTGTCCACCTTTGGCCGATCCAGTTGGCGGTGTGCAAGTATGCAAAGATTGGGGCGCAGGCGGTCAATTTAAGGTTTGCGAGATCTCTTGTAATCCTGGCTTACGCTTTTCTGAGGCCGTACCTGATTTCTACACTTGTGGTGCTGAAGGCTTCTGGCGTCCAACACGCGAACCATCCATGCCTTTGATTTACCCATCATGCTCAC CTTCCAAACCTGCACAACGCGTCTTCCGCATTAAGATGCTCTTCCCTTCGGATGTGCTGTGCAACAAGGCTGGCCAAGGTGTGCTGCGTCAAAAGGTGACGAACTCGGTGAACGCGCTCAATCGTGACTGGAACTTCTGTTCATACTCTGTGGAGGGTACACG CGAATGCAAGGATATCAAGATTGATGTGAAATGCGATCACTACCGTGCGGCCCAAAGTCAACGCGTCAGTCGCCAAGTCAAGGATGGCGGTGTCTACGTCATGGAGGCAGAGATTCCAGTGCTCAA CGACCCGGTTATCCACTCGAGCACAGGTGAACGTTCGACCGTAAAGAATCTCTTGGAAAAACTTATACTCGAAGATGATCAGTTCGCCGTACAAGACATTCTACCCAACACCGTACCCGATCCAGCTTCGCTGGAATTGGGTTCGGAGTATGCCTGCCCCGTTGGACAGGTGGTTATGATACCCGACTGTGTGCCATGTGCCATTGGCACCTATTACGATACGGCGAATAAGACTTGTGTTGCATGTGAACGCGGCACTTATCAATCGGAGTCGGGTCAACTGCAATGCAGCAAGTGTCCAGTCATTGCTGGTCGACCAGGTGTTACTGCCGGTCCCGGCGCGCGTTCGGCAGCCGATTGTAAGGAACGTTGTCCAGCTGGTAAATACCTTGACTCGGACACTGGCTTGTGTCGCTCTTGCGGTCATGGCTTCTACCAGCCCAACGAAGGTTCATTCAGCTGTGAGCTTTGTGGACTCGGTCAGACCACACGCTCCAGTGAGGCCACCTCACGTAAGGAATGTCGCGATGAATGCAGTTCTGGCCAACAGCTTGGCATCGATGGTCGTTGTGAGCCCTGCCCGCGTGGCACCTATCGCACACAGGGTGTACAACCGTCGTGCGTCAATTGTCCACTTGGCCGTACAACACCGAAAGTGGGCGCCAATTCTGTGGAGGAATGCACACTGCCTGTATGCTCACCCGGCACCTATCTCAACGGTACACTCAATATGTGTGTGGAATGCCGCAAGGGCTACTATCAGCCGGATTCACAGCAAACGTCGTGCATACAGTGTCCACCCAATCACAGTACTAAGATTACGGGCGCCACCGCCAAGTCGGAGTGTACCAACCCATGcgaacatattgccgagggtCGTCCACATTGTGATCCTAATGCTTATTGTATATTGGTACCTGAAACGTCGGACTTCAAGTGCGAGTGCAAACCTGGCTTCAATGGCACTGGCATGGAGTGCACGGACATGTGTGAAGGCTTCTGCGAGAATTCCGGCACTTGTGTTAAGGATCTCAAGGGTACACCATCATGCCGTTGCATCGGCTCTTTCACCGGTCCGCACTGTGCGGAACGCTCTGAGTTTGCTTATATTGCCGGTGGTATTGCGGGTGCCGTTATCTTTATCATCGTCATTGTGCTGTTGATTTGGATGATCTGCGTACGTTCGACCAAGCGTCGCGATCCAAAGAAAATGCTCACACCGGCTATCGATCAAACCGGTTCGCAGGTGAACTTCTACTATGGTGCGCATACGCCTTATGCGGAGTCTATTGCGCCGTCGCATCACAGCACCTATGCGCATTACTACGATGACGAGGAGGACGGCTGGGAGATGCCGAACTTCTACAACGAGGCGTACATCAAGGATGGCGGTG GTTTGCATGGCGGTAAAATGAGTACATTGGCGAGGTCGAATGCTTCGCTGTATGGAACTAAAGAAGACTTATACGATCGACTGAAACGACACGCGTACACTGGCAAGAAAG AGAAGAGCGACAGTGACAGCGAAGTACAATAA